The nucleotide window AGTGCTAGATGGTCTCGAAGAAAAGGCTCACCGTGACCAAAGAATCAAACCAAAAGAATGCAGATTCAACGAAAACAACCCTTttttctagggtatatcccccACCTTATCCATCTACTGCAAAAATTTCGAACCCTATTAAAGTATTCATCTCATCGTTTGTGGCCATGCCACACTAATGTATGCTCAAGTCATTGCAGATTGCCCAATCCGTTCACCGGAACGGCAAATAAGCTTGAAAGGAGAAGCGGTCAGGATCTGGACACGCAATTTCCACTAAGAATCTCCGAAACCGCAGCCGACGAACGAACAAAATGGAGAAAAGGGGCGGAATCACGAATCACGCCAAACGCGATCAGATCCGAGACAAACGTACCTTCCGAGTGGAAGAACCCGGCGAAGCGGGGGGCGATTTGGCGGGGTCTTCGGGATCGACCGCCTGGCTCAGAGGAATCGACGTGGACTCCTTCTCTTCCGCCATTTCCACCTCCTCCACCTCCGATCGCGACACTCGAGTGCGACAACGAGACTTTTGCCTAACGCTTCACTGCGGGAGAAGACCGCAACAAATAGAATGGTTTGTTTCGGGACGGGAGTTATATAAGCTACCACAGCGCGGGCTACGGTGGGACTAAAAGACTGGATTAGCCTCGGGATTACATGTTGACTTGTGGCATGTCATCCTTATCTCAACGTTGTCTTACTGTGGAGGTCGGCTACAATGTTTACTTGTAGAGTAAGAAAGtgcaattatattatattatattatattatattatatatatatatatatatattgtttacttatagaataagaataataaaaaaaaatcaaccatCATATTGAGATTCGATGTGTGATCAAATACTCGTATAGACAACAGTTGAACAACCAAAATAATTGAAGATACCAATTAAGAACAACTAAAATACATTTATAAGCTTTTAATGATCTAACTTGAATGGAActgcgaagaagaagaaaagaaaataagctAAATATTACCGATAAAGATACCAATTCAAGAAAGATACACGAGTTGACATGTTGCATTGTCAAGTTTTTGTCGTCTCCGGTTCAACGACCACCGACAGCTTTGCTCATCTTCTCGGTCGTCAGAGTTCCAGAACAAGAGCAGTCGCTTGTTCTTGTCATGTAATGCTTGCAGTTGCGCAAGCAGTCAAAGCCTGAGCCTTCCAAGAACCCAACTCCTCTTCCATGGATCGACCACTTACACCCTCCCAGTGTATGATCTGTTCTTGCCCATCTCGATACTACCGACGACGTCGTCGTTGACATCTTCGTCGGCGATGAACTTGCCCCAGTACCAGTGCTGCTGCCACACGAGGATCATCTCCTCGATGGGCACATTCTTAGTCTCAGGGAGGAAGAAGGCGACGAAGACGGTCATGACGACCACCCACGCCGCGAACAGGTAGAAGAGGCCAAACTTCAGGTGGCAGAGCGCGGCCACGAACGCCTGTGCCACCATGAAGGTGAAGAGCATGTTCACGGAGACGGTGATGGCCTGGCCGGCCGGACGGATCTCGAGGGGGAAGATCTCGCTGGGCACCAGCCACCCGAGAGGTCCCCATGACCACGCGAATCCGGCGGTGTAGGTGCAGATGAAGAGCAGCATGCCGTTGGCGTACGACTTGGAAAGGCTCGCAGCGGAGCCGCTGGTTCCGAACTTGATCGCGATCATAGTCCCCACGATCGCCTGTTTCATCACAGATTATCTCAGCGGAAAGAGGATCGCGGTAGGTTAGCGGTGGCGTGGCGGTGGTCGAGCACCTGAGATATGAACATCTGGACGCCGCCCTGCAGGAACAGCTTCCGACGGCCGACTCTGTCGACTGTGGCGATGGAGACGAAGGTGGCGAGCATGTTGACGAGGCCGCTGATGACGGCGGACATGAGGGAGGCGTCGTCGCCGAACCCGACGGTCTTGAAGAGCACGGGGGCGTAGAACATGATGGCGTTGATGCCGGTGACCTGTTGGAAGAAGGGGATGAGGACAGCCATGGTGAGCTGCGGCCTGTACCTCCGCCGCAGGATGGTCGACCACGGGTGCTCGATCGCCCGCGACTCCTCGCACGCCGCCACGATGTCTTCGTACTCGGCGTGGATGTCCGCGGTGCCGCGGATCCTCCGGAGCATGAGGCGGGCCTTCTCGCCATGGCCGCGCTCGACGAGGGAGTTGGGAGTGTCAGGGAGCAGGAGCGAGCCGAGGGTGATGATGGTCGCAGGGACAGAGGCGAGCCCCAAGCTGATGCGCCACCCTTAATCTTGGCGGTGGCGTAGTTTATGAGATTGGCGGCGAGAATGCCGATGGTGATCATGAGCTGGAAGCCGATGTTGAGCATGCCGCGAAGCTTTGCAGGCGCCATTTCAGAGAGATAGAGAGGCACAGACTGCGCTTACGGAGTCGTCGTAAGATTAGATCAGATCATAGTCTCTGTAGCGAAAGCAGCCAAGTTCTGACCTGGGTCGCGAATCCAACGCCGACGCCGAGGAGAATGCGGCCGAGGAGAAGCATAAGCACGCTCTCAGCCGCACCATTAATGGCTGCTCCCACCAGGAAGGTGATGCCGCCGCCGAACATGGACCATTTCCTTCCGAACGCCCTCGTCACCGTCGACGCGAAGAAGGAGGCGATCAGGGCAGCCAAGTAGAGGGACGACGTGAATGCAGTGAGGAGTTGGCTGTCGAATCTGCAGTACTGGTTCGTGCTCGCGTCCTCCTTCTCTTGCCTGTACACCGAGGGGAAGAACTTGACCAAGAACCCATCCATTGATGTCACCCCACCTTCACAGCAGCAGCCAAAGAAGAAGACAGCGAAAGGTCGTCAGAGAAGAGTTTGACCGAAGCAAAAGAGGAGAAAGGCGTTGAGTCGTGATGTAAGGATCACCGGAGATGCCGATGTCGTAGCCAAAGATGAGACCACCGGAGGATGCAACAAGACAAGCTAGGAAGACGAAGAGCGTCATCTTCCCTGGGTAATCGTTGCCGCCATTTCCGGCTCTCAGGATCGCTCCACCAGCCATTCTGTTGTACAAGATGAAGGAGATCAAGGTaccgaaggaagaagaagatggaatTATAGAGGAGGCCAAGAGAGTATATGGCTTACGGCATTATCCATTGTGTGTTCTTGGGATCTGGTGGTAGATGTCTGTGGATATTGGCCTATTTTTGGCCACTTGCTGCCGTCTTCCACCTTCTTGTAGGAGAATCCTCGATCCATTAATGCAGGAAGGCTTGGTCATACTACCtaaaaatggtcactaggtcacaCTGTTGATCATGGTTGAAGGCAAACAGCAGGAGGAGTTGTGTCGGGACAAAGCTTGAAGGTGATTCTTCTTGTCAGCTTCAGCACACTGAAGCTGAGAAGTCCAACTGCTATTATGTTTTGGTGACTGACGGTCTCTTCTTCCATCATTTTCTTATTAGTGAGTCCttatggggagagagagagagagagagagagagagagagagtggtgaAAATCTACAACTGATATCTTCTGCATGGTTTCAAGAGCAGTGTCAAAGTAGATGATTTGTGGGATTGGATTGAGTCAGCTGCATCTCCTGGAGAAGACTGAGAGGAATCGCAAGATTCAATGCATCCATGAACCAGTCTGATCCTCTATGCCTACTGCAGCCCCTCACCTCTAATTCAACCCATCGAGGCCCATTAACCTATTGAGTTTGAGTGATTGACTAAAAATTACTTAATCCCAAGTTAATCATCATCCGATCATTAAAAAGTTCATTCAAATCTTCTTCCCCTTCCCAACTAATCGGGATGTTACAAGTTGCATGGTTTATTTTATGTCAGTGAAACAATAATTAAATGCAACACAGGTTCAGACATTCATTCACCTAAATTTTATCGTGTTGATGCAGACATGaattaaaagaagaaagagagaaaaaaaagcatCAAGCAATCCGAAAGCATGCAGAGcagcattcttcttcttcttcttctttttaatcaACTTTTAAGGTTTTTCATCTCATCAAAGAGAATTACGATAGACTATAAGTTATGTTCTTGGATGTTTTTGAAATGAAGAATTCTTCCTCTAATCTTATATTGATGGGATAGGTTTTATCGATTGTACTCCACGTGTCGAGCTTCGATGTATATGAAATGTGAATCATATAAACTCGGAGTTATTAAGGTTTGGTTTGAGAGACCAAATTAAAGGAGGAGTACTCATGACTGAGACCATACCCAAAAAAAATAAAGCATTGGGATTGAATGATGGCAGAGCTGAATGGTTTGAAGAGGTTAAGCAGCTTGCATGAGTTACGAACCTGATGAAACAGTACATACTCTGTGGTCCTCCAAGGTTGGCTGTTCCTGCAGAGTTGGCTTCCATGTTCACCTAACCTAACAATCTACATGATGATATGTTTCATTCCTTGTGCCAGTCTATGACATGGGTGTGTGTTAGAGCAAGGAGGTCAGTAGTAAAAGCTGAACCTTGTGATGCTTTGTTGCTTGGTGAACTGGATGGAAAACTTAGGTGCCCTCCTTTGCTGATCGCATTATGACACATTTAAATCACTTCTCAACCTGCCACAGAAATTATTCTCTTGATTGTTTCACTCATATTCGATCAAATTACAgtccaatatatttttctttttcatccaatatatatatatattgaaaacatTAGCCCAAAGTAATGCATACCACTATTCAACTTCAAATCTTAAGCTCTAATATATATCATCATATTCTTTCCATCATTAGAAAAATAAAGAGAATGATTATACGTCGATAAGAATTAATATTCAAATCGATATATGTTAATTATAACTAGTTTGATTCAGACTCCATCAAATTTCTAATACAATTATCAGCAACAAACCAAATGCTTCCTTTAgaaaaagtaataataataataataataatcactctTTGAGAAATAATTTTGTTTTAATCTCCTCAAAGTGATGCCAACACTTACACGGGAGGAAGCATCCAACGAGTTGCAGAATGGAAAAGCAAAGGGAAAGAAGCCATGCTGCTGGCTGCTTGCAGAACGAGTACAATGGATATATGTTCTCCATGGTAATATTAGTTCACATCCCTGCTGACATAACTCGGTTTATAGTTGTGTCCGCATACTTTGGTAATTCCATACGACAGCAAATGCATGGTAATAAGTAATCAGTACAAGTGTAGTACTGTCCGTAGCACACTGTTTGTCAACTAGCCATTATGGATACCAACGTTATTTTGTGGAGACTTCTCGGTTGCAGTAACTTGTCAATCTTCAAGAGCATACGTTTATTATTTCtgtcaaaataaatttttatttgaaattaaaaggTGTGATCATAGTGTTGTTCCAAAGAGATCACTTGACAAAAGCgacagatagatagatagctAAATCACAACTAGTTTGCAGTCCCATTAGACTCCCTAGAAACAAGTATTAGCTACCATACTTGAGAGTTTATTTTGATTGATAAACAAAAAAATACGGATGCCATCTGAGTTTGTTTTGATCCATCGAAACCAGCCAGATTAAGTAGGTGGATGGTTTAGAGAGTTCTGATGGGGAAAAGCACTTTGATGCAACTTCTGAGAAGAAGGGCCCATGCCCCACCATAAAAAAGCAGGAGAAAAAGAGAGCAGATCGATTGACTCGAGGAGGAGTATGCAGCATGATTTCCTGGGCAAATAAATTATTGTTCGGGCCTTCCTGTGCCTGCCTTGGGTAGGTCAAACCACAGCACTAAAAGTCAAATGTCTTGTGTactcacttcttcttcttctttcgtttCATTTATCTTTTCAATTCGATCATCACCTAACATTCATACGGTGACGTTTCTATCAGTATTCAATTTTCTATCCACAATTCACATTACATCTTGGCCGACTGCTGACTGACTCGTGTTCGTGTCGTGTTACGTAGTAGGGGCATGAGATTGTCGGGCCCATAAGCTGCCTTGGTGAAGAAAAACtttctttaattattattattattagaatattttcgataaaatcatattatatttttttttttatctctttcatTCCTCCTCATCcactatattataatataactGTCAGATAACTGTCAAACTGGTTAAAACCCAAACACTTTAAAGAGTGTTTTGAGAGCCGTCTTTTACGTGGCAAGAATCCTATGAAAGAAGACATGCTGCTTTATTCCCTATATGCCTGCTGATGATGCCTCGAATCAGTGCAAGCACATCTCAAGTCTCTGCTGACAAAGAAAGGCATCTTGAGGACCATCACCTCTCTTCCTCTGCTCCCCCACACATTCCTTACTGAGCTGCTGTCACCAAAATTATCTTGCTGATTGATTACCTGCAAACACCAATTCTTCCTTTTGCAGATTCACCGGAAGGGAGATAAATACTCATCACCTTACCGCACCGAAAGCTCTCCTCCGCCTTCTCCTTGACATACCGCAAGGACTCTCATCCAATGGCAGCAGAAACAGGGAGGCTCAACGAACCCATCAGACAGACCCAACGAGTAGCAGCATGCCCTTCTTCCACGGGATCCCTCCGAGGCTTCTTCTCTTGTGAGCGTCGCCGAGCAGGAGAAGTAAGGAAGAGCAGGCGCAAGAGGATGGGGTGCTCCGGGTCTTTCTGCAGGTCGAAGGATCTTCAGCGGCCCGAGGCGTCGCTACCCGAGCCTTGCAAGAGGCGGGCGTCGGTCAGTGGCCGCACCGCCACCGAGAGATCGAGAAAGATGCCGCTTACTGAGATCAACAATGCGGTCTCCACTTCCTTGGCTTCCGTAGCCGTCTCGCCTGCTTCCGTAGCCGTCTCCTCTTCGTCTTCTCCGCTCGGTGGGTCGTTCCGAGGAATGAACCTGGGGAGGCTCTCCGGCTGCTACGAGTGCCACATGGTGGTGGATCCAATAAATGGGACGCCCAGGTATTCTTCCGTGAGGGCTACCATCTCTTCCTGCCCTGACTGCGGAGAAATCTTCATGAAAGCCGACAGCTTGGAGCTTCATCAGGCCGTCAGACATGCAGGTAGTGTTTGCCTTGTCGAGTTCCTCCATTTCTGCATCGATCAAGTAGTAGCTCTTCCCCTGAATGTTCCATCTTAGTTCTTCATGaacctttcttctttttgttgtgcTCAGTGTCGGAGTTGGGGCCTGAGGACACCGGTCGGAAAATAGTCGAGATCATATTCCAATCGAGTTGGCTCAAGAAAAGAACACCAGCTTGCAGAATAGAGAGGATCCTCAAAGTCCACAACACTTCCAAGACGATGGCGAGGTTCGAGGATTACCGGGACTCCATAAAGAGCAAAGCCAGCAAGCTCGCGAAGAGGCATCCGAGATCCACCGCCGACGGCAACGAGCTCTTGAGGTTTCACTGCACAACCTTCAGGTGCACCCTCGGCTTGAACGGAGCCACCAACCTGTGCGACTCGATTCCGCAGTGCAGCCTCTGCAGCATCATAAGGGACGGATTCAAAGCGGATGCGGCGGGGAGCATACGAACCATGGCCACGAGCGGGAGAGCGCATGATGCGGAGCACGTCACATCGGAGAACGAGAGGATTGCGATGCTGGTGTGCAGGGTCATAGCAGGCAGAGTGAGGAGGAGCCAGGAAGCGGAAGAGGAGTACGATTCGGCGGCTGGGATAACAGGAGCTCACTCGAATCTCGATGAGATGTTTGTGTTCAACCCGAAAGCCATTCTGCCTTGCTTTGTTGTAATCTACAGATGCTGATCACTGCAATCGATTGCATATGATTTAGTTCTGACACATATCTTGAGTCGCAATAACAAAGATTAGTCTACAATAACTACTTGGATTCATTACTTCCATTTCAGTGTCTCCCAAGTCCCATTCTTATATCAAATAAACATCCTcatgagaaatatatatatatatatatatatatatatatatatatatatatatatatatataaacctatCATTTTCTGTTTTCACTGAAAAATGCTTGGAGAACTTCCAAACAAAATAAATAGCCTAAAGATCAAATGATAGGTTTTTAAAGATTTACTACTTGTCTGAAGGCATAATAAATAACTAATCAATCAGCGTCGAGAAGAAACCTTTGTGATCTGTGCTGTGTTTTTAATCGATGAGGATGAATTAAGCTTGCTCGTTGGTTGGCCAGCCATATTAGTGTGATCATGGATATAAAATGTAATATGTTGCAGCTTCATATGTTGGTGATCTGATCCTCATACATGTGGGTCTGACCTTGTCTACTTCTGGTACTGATCCATTGCTCTCAGTTACAAAAAAGATTTATTTGTGTTTGTAATGATCTGAAATCCTCCCATGATCAATAAAATCCCTGAGACCGACTCCTCGATGTGTTGCAGTTGCAATCTGCTTTGTTCCTCTCCTGAAATATAAGACGAAAAACATCATATATGTTTGCTAAAAATTTGCAAGGGCTGTgttaatagaagaaaaaaattgctgTAAGATGGAAGATGCAATGTTCCTGAGAGGAAGAACAAAACAAATGAAATGAAGAACtcactgagctgtaaagagaggagaggtgtTGCTTCTAGTTATTGGTGGGTCACGTTGAAAGCGATGTTGCATCACAGAAGAAGCCACAAGCCAGCTCTCGGGTCCGGTCCAATGGTTTATAGTTTCTCCAGTTGAGTCAGGCGCCAGAGAGACTTCTGGAACAGTGGAACCCATTCATGCTTGGAAGATAGCAATAAGCAACTGCTGTCTCAGATTCCTGATTGAGATTGAAGGTGGATGGCCAGTTTGCATCACTACAAATGACGTTTTTGTCTTCTTGACATACTCTTCGATCAAACAAAGATCAATAGGTGAATCCAGGAGGTGAATCACTCTGAGGAAACGTTTGCTCTTGTTCTTCTTAGTTTGGCTCAGACCAGACGATGTCATGGATACATGTCTGTAGGCTGGATAACTTTGTAGTTCCTTGGAACACTTCAAGAACTACAAACTCCATGCAATGTCATATTATTGAGTGCATCATGCTCCCACTTCTGAATAGCACTGGATCTTCTTGTTCTTGAGAAAAAACGCACTGCATGGAACCATTTCTGATATAGAGATAAATTAGTCAGAGTGACATACACTAAGTTAACAGTGAAAAGAAAGACAAAAAATAATCATACATCAGATAGATTTACTCTTTTAAGTATGCAACATCCCATGCCTCCTGAATGATTCCAGCAAGTTTCTTAGTCAGATTATTGAAGATTTTGCTGGGAATATCTGTGATAAAAGTCCTGTATCCTTGTAGACTGATGCAGTTGGTAGATTTCATAAAAGCCACGAAGTCTGTAGACCGACAAATTATACTGACGACTTTAATGCTGTGAAATTGCAGTGCAGAATATTCCTAAAGAACAGTGTAGACGTATCACTCGAAAGAAGGGCAAAGTAGAAGCAATGTCAGCATCATCAGCTTTCATAAATAATGGCTACCTTATAATTGAGAAGACTCAAAAGCTCATCCACATGATGTTGTTCCCTCAAGTAGACCTGAGATGGATTGCCTTTTACATGAGCATAGCACATCAACAGTTTTTTGCTGTATGTTTTTTGGAGGCGGCTAAGATCTCATGCAACAAAATAACAAACTTACTACATGAGTATATAAAAAGGTGAAAATTTATTAATTCTGAGTCTGCAGTAAAGGTGGTGAAAGATAGAAATCTTTAGCCCATTCTACAGATACATTCGTGCATGTAAATATGGAACTCAGGAAAACATCTTCAATGCCTTTCTTGCAGAGTcaagtatatttttttatcatcaggATGACTTGTTGGATTGGTCCCAAAGCAAATGGCTGACAAAATTATTTTCTGATTCTGCAGTTAGACCGGCATTGTCAGTGTGAGCTAGAGAGATGGGATATCAGAGAAACCCAGAAATCATATTTCATGACATATTTTGTACAACTCAGACTCGTACAACACATCATATTTCATTATATATGACGAAACTTTAATGAAATATAACAATCATTCAAGAATACCTAAAACTCGTATGTAAAACATGAGGGTGTTACCCAGACTCGCTTAAGCAAGTCCCACGCTAGCCTCACACATTCAACTGGAGTAGCAACTAGAGGAGCAAGACTGAATAAGTGAGGTCCAACTGTGTGGGCAATCACAGATGGGAGACTAGCCCCAAGGCTCACTCAGGTGGCACGCACCAGACCCTTATGTAGAAGACGCGTTCTAAAGCTATATATATTTTAGAaatacatcaaaatatttttgaaaacatCCAACATATCTGAAAAAATCTGACCAGGATCAGTGTTCATCATGAAGACAAGTATTGTTCAGTGCCCATGATTCGTAGCAATTGAACAATATAATGAACATTGCTTAAACCAAAAGCTATGTAAATTGACTATCATCAAATTGTTTGACTGTAAAGGACTAAATGACAATATAATGAACAATGCTTAAGTTCAAGAGCTGTGTAAATATACTCAGAACAAACATCAACCTGTTTGATTGTAAAGGACTAGATGATGGAGATGGTTTAACTCATGATGAGGAAATCTAACCAAAAAGCAATGTATTTATTTACCTATGAACTTGCCAGATTTGTTAATTACCAAATTCACTTCTGTTTATACTtgttatcttaaaataaaaaaatttcaagtttgtTGACAGATTTAACTGTTTACCAGAGAGTTGGACAGTGAAAGGGAAGTCAAACTCGCATTTTATCTAATTCTTctgataattaaaattttacataTTGGAGCTTAAGTGAAAGCTTTTACAGAGGGCTTTTGGAATACTTCTGCCAGTGTAAAAAAGAACAAACTATTGTCAGTATATGTACAATAGTAGTGAAAAGAAGCAGGCACAATCTATTAAATTTCCAAGTAAAAAGTGTAGTGATTAGTTTAgagaataaaaatcataattaataGCTTCTCGTCTTTCTTTCTCAGTGTTCGATCTCACATCATCTTTCTTGGACTTAAACTTGGATGCCACACTATACATCAAATCAATCATTAAATGAAAAACAAATACATGCAAGGCTGACATAGACTTGCAATAAGGTTGCTTGTATGCAAACTAATGCATATGCAGAACTAGTCAGTTTTAGTGTCTAAACATTTTTGCAGATGTTGTTCTGGTATGTGATAGTGCTTGTTAACCATTGGCAGGATCCTAGATTCCACGAGGCATTATACAATTTTCCCCACAGGTGTCATTTTTTTGTCTAAAAGTTTTGGTTATACAAAACAAGGGATCCAATAGTACTGAAGATTAACCTATACTTCGGTTGATAGGGAGAGTCTGCTAatcaacatataatttttttcatcagagAGCTAAAGATGTTCTTTGTAACATATctcaaaagaaatttaaaaacaTCCACATTTAACATTTCCTTTTAGACAATTAGACAAAAGACAAAGAAAAAAACCCAGTGTGACTAATTAACAAAGTGATTTGATTACAAAACAATGGAACTGAAGATGGTGCATACAgcttgacctacaaaatgaccatAACAATAATCTTGATAGCTCCATTATGAATCCAAaagtaaaaaaaggaaaagaatccaACCGCAGACTGCACCACAGGAATGAAATTGACCAGAAGCAAAGGAAGATTTGAAAAGAAACAGCACAGATAACGTTAGAGCAGTAGGCTTTACCTCGATACAGTCTCCTTGTTCTACTACTCCTGTGCTGTTTTTGCTGGCATGCTTCAGGGCCAAAATAATCTCTTTGACATCACTGAATTGCAATAACTTTAGATGGATTTGCATGACACAAGGAATTGAAAGAATGAGAAGATCAAGCAGAAGAGATCCAAGGTCTGACCTGGATAGATCGAGGTATAGATCGGAATCATCaagctttctcttcttctccaatGTGAGGGTCCCCGGAGTAATTTCCATTTCGCTTAGTGCTCCGAGATAATAGCTTAGTAATTGCGGATTATGAGCCATAAATGTAGCTCGGTATCAATGAAAGGGACTGCCAAAGAAGGTGACATTATACTAGGATAAACGCAGCTGTGGAAcaatgattctatagtcctaTTGCCAACTCACTGGCGCCGTATAAGAAGCATATTTTGTTATTAAGCAGAAATGAGCGGAACAATGAACAACAGGATCATGATAAATTCAATGTTTTAACAGAATTAGGCTCAACATTAACAAAATCGAACATAGTCTATTACATTTCACTTGCTAAATTTTACATTCTTTTGATACACCCAAAATAAATCTCAGAACCACAATGTGCGAGCTTTTACTGGAAAACAAACAGATGTAATCAACAGGATTTAATAGAATCATCATCAACATTCATCATCTCCCTTTGcataatttattatatttcacTTAAATTACAGGAGCTATTTTTTTAATTCACCCAAAATAGATCAGAGAACCACTTTATTGGAAACCAAACAGATGTAATCCAAAGGAGTTGAACATAAAATACATTACTTCAGAACAAGATCAAACCTGATTCATCTGACCAGGCTACACAAAGTAACAATCTAAATCCACAAAGTTTGTAGTTAGTTCCCTCCGAAATGGAAATAGAGTACCCGCAGTTGTCCATAACTCAGCAGTACAAGAAGATTACAGTGGGAAATTATTGAAATGTAGTCCGAGTCTAGCAATGTGACTCTTATCTGTGGAAGTCCTGTATTAGATCACATTATAACCACAAAAGTTGACCAATTTATGTTATCATTTTCCATGAAAAATATAGAGGGAGCACAGGTAACATGGTGCCAGCTACTCCTTAGTCTGCTCGGGACTGACCAGCACGAGAGGAAAGGATGATGCCAACAATGAGACCATAGAGGGCAAGAGCTTCCGCAAAG belongs to Musa acuminata AAA Group cultivar baxijiao chromosome BXJ3-5, Cavendish_Baxijiao_AAA, whole genome shotgun sequence and includes:
- the LOC135638952 gene encoding uncharacterized protein LOC135638952 — encoded protein: MAAETGRLNEPIRQTQRVAACPSSTGSLRGFFSCERRRAGEVRKSRRKRMGCSGSFCRSKDLQRPEASLPEPCKRRASVSGRTATERSRKMPLTEINNAVSTSLASVAVSPASVAVSSSSSPLGGSFRGMNLGRLSGCYECHMVVDPINGTPRYSSVRATISSCPDCGEIFMKADSLELHQAVRHAVSELGPEDTGRKIVEIIFQSSWLKKRTPACRIERILKVHNTSKTMARFEDYRDSIKSKASKLAKRHPRSTADGNELLRFHCTTFRCTLGLNGATNLCDSIPQCSLCSIIRDGFKADAAGSIRTMATSGRAHDAEHVTSENERIAMLVCRVIAGRVRRSQEAEEEYDSAAGITGAHSNLDEMFVFNPKAILPCFVVIYRC
- the LOC108952939 gene encoding uncharacterized protein LOC108952939, whose product is MAHNPQLLSYYLGALSEMEITPGTLTLEKKRKLDDSDLYLDLSSDVKEIILALKHASKNSTGVVEQGDCIEVYLREQHHVDELLSLLNYKEYSALQFHSIKVVSIICRSTDFVAFMKSTNCISLQGYRTFITDIPSKIFNNLTKKLAGIIQEAWDVAYLKE